The sequence cgcTTGAATGAAATTTCATGCATGATTCTATGGAAAATTAAATATAACCACTACTTAATTGGCTGATATTCCGAGACATTGGTGGTTTCTATTAATGCATCATTCTTCCCGGACATTGGTGGATGATATTCCGAGACACATGTTGttaaaagaaaggaaacgatcaatttattgattttgagaaccttcaattctttatattttgaagCAAAAGGTGATCTATTTGCCTCTCCATCGGCGCTTGATCATACCAATGGTACTCATCATGCACACCACCAAAATCttacaaaaaagaattttgttatattcacaaaagaattatacaaaaataattacataaattgaCGTAGTTTTATCTGATCtcttagatctactttacaataaaaataattttataatttgacgaacCACATTAAATCCCGTCACTAATTTgtaagattacttttgtgtaatcctttTGTGGATAGAGTATCTCTAtctctacaaaaaaatatatgataagaTCATGATTAGTTACACACACATATCAATATTATACCTAGCCAacaatgatattaatatttaatatataataagtggAAATCTTGTATTGATAAAAGTATTAAATGCTGATGTGgaaatttgttatatatttaatttgatattattaataattaagttaattattCGATGAAAGATCAATACCGGCCTATATAtgaattcttaattaatttttcttttttgaaacaaaacaaaagctaTCATTTAATTAAGGGTGTGAGAATAAAAACATTAACGTTACAACAGTACCTTAGACATCACATTAACCCTATTATAAACTCTTGAGGATTTTGATTTTGGGATCCTTCttattcttacaatattattatagttcATAGACTATATCGTCACTGCAATGCAGGATGATGTGTGATGCTACTCTTCATGTCTTCCTCTTTGGTGCCTTTCTTCATGCATGCTCAATTGATTGGGTACTCCAATTCTTCTTGTCAAAGGTCTTTCGATAAAGCATcgtaattatattaataattccAATATCACCTGATCAAGCAAATTAAAGACACAACTTATTAGACCGGCATGGACATCTGACAAGCTGCAAAAATGTTAAGCGCTCAATCAATCTTTAGTTGAAACATTTATCAAGTATccttatattaaattaaatcgTACGTCATCATGTGCAGGGGCGGAACTACCTTAAGGCTTGGGGGGCTTTGGCCCtcccaaattttttaaaatttgatgaaaattaagttttagaATATGTTTTTTAGAGTAGattatatacaaattaatatctaatccccccaaaattattttttcttaacttagCCCCCCAAATTAGATTTTCTAGTTCCGCCCCTGATCATGTGATATTTCACCATGATCATAAAGTGAATGAAACTCACATGGTTAAGTAGTGATAACAAAAATAAGCAATTGATATAAACATTTTGGTCAAAACGTCCATGATCGATCATAGCTTAGCAAACATCCAAGTAGTTATCAAACATTAAATgcaagtaaaaattaaaaaaaaaaaatcatgcacaatattatattactagtggcactagctagctagctacttaattacaagtatatataactagctagtattcctttttatttatttatttaattttcttgtaattttggGCCTTGAGAAAGGAATTGATAAAGATATATCGTGGTAGCTGTGGGTtgcatatataaaagaagatcgaaaaaaaaaatcattaaaaataggtagaaaatgaagatatatatacGATCATTTTACTGAGGCCTTCTCTATaagaacaaattaatataattctcAAATGATTCCTAAATCGTTTCATGCTATATTGCTATGTATGATGGATCTGTTGTGGCCAAGTGTGcgtgtatacatacatacatacatacatacatatatatatatatatatatatatatatatatatatatattccctcATAGcctgaaaagaaagagaattaaGAGATCAtcaaggaaagaagaaaatgggTATCAATaatgtaaaggaaaaaaaaaatgaaagactgtttcagataaaatatattaccaCCTATAGTATGTAACTTGTACACGATCATGAAAAGAAGAGGATGGCCAGCTAAGTACTACTCATGTGGTTGTGGTTGACGTTGTTGCTCATGATCAGGTAATGTACGGCAAGCTGGCTTGCGAGCTTCAAGTTCTGATATAAGATGGTGAAGATCCTGCGCTTAATACTTCCTCTAACTGGAGGAACTAAgctcctcatcttcttcttcttcttcctagtGCAGCTtgcagtagtagtagtactactactcgCCATTTTTGTTGCCAACTCCAACTTCTTCGCCTCCACCATTttcttgtttatatatatatatatgtatatatcagaGAAAGAGATCAGGCAGATGGGAGAGAGTTGCAACTAATATTAATTGCATGAGATCGAAGAAGTATGCgagtatatatataagaaagatCTATAAGAAAGAGAGGCAGATGGGAGAGAGTGGCAACTAATAATTACTGTTGAGAGAGAGGCCAGCCGGGATCGAGGAACCTTCGCGCGACCTTCATGCACTTTGTTACAACTAAATAGCCTCAACATGTTCCTAAAGATATTGCCAATTTTTACTGGCCAGCAAGAAATTCCGTACCTTCCTTTGATGATCAAGATGGGTGTTTTCCGATTCTCTAAAGGCCAGGAAGATAGCAGTGTCACTACATTTCCACAGTACTCGTCTACGTAGGTACGTACAGACATTTATTTCATGCTTGGTACGTGAAATTACTTGTCGtgaaagtttaattatttaacatGTAGTTTATTcaacaaatatttcattaaattttgataaagtaCGTAGTACTATTGATCTGCCAGAGTTTGAATCTGCGTGAGACTTCTGTTCTTATAGCATATTAAATTATCACCCATTTTAGAagtttaatttttacataagtaaaatattttattaaaaactgaaATAAAGTGCATGTACAGTCAAAATTCGAATATAATACCTGTTAAAATACCACTTCTTCAGAagcttaattatttaaattgtattcTAACATGTCATGATTGGGTCCTTTGATTGATATTTAGCACGAGGTCATGTTAGTAGACTTATTTgccatgaaattaaaatattttattcgcCGTTCATGTCATGGCAAAAAGATAGCTTTTTCCATGAATTCAAAATTTGGTGAAAAAAGTACTTTTTCCCACCGATTATATGCCATGAGTGTCCTACGGTTCATATTGGTGAGAAAAGATGATTTTCCACTAAGTATACACTTTTTCCGACCAcaattccttttgaaaaaaagtgagatataTTGTAGTGAGATATATATTGAGATACATGTTTTGTTGCCTTGCGAGTTATTGGTTATATAATTAATCTCTCCGAAATATTATTTAACTCTTGGTATATATGGAACTATTTTTGTGTTTACTAAAACTATAAACACTTTCCCTCAAGTATATATCATGGTAGCTGCTAGTAGGAAAAGGGTCATGACCATGTCATTTTCAGTGCATATGTTGCCTCATTTAATTCTTGCATTTGCGCGACAAAATCTTTCCTTGCAGGAATTATACTTCAAGAACAGGTTATCAAATCATGGAACCTTTTTATGGTGGATAGCATTATATTAGACTGTGGCTTTTCAAGAATGTCCACAATGTCGAGTTCCTCCATGGACCTAGCGATAACAAGGAGAATGAAAAATCAGTGAAGAAAATAGGCGATCGATCATTatcatgctagctagctagcttatcATGGCCGGGGATGTGATCATCTTTTCTTCTAACTCTGTTTTCGTTTGCCTTTCTTATCTCTATTGAGTTATGGTATTTCTTCCCATTGTACTCATGATATTAGCATTATTCATCAACTCTTCTCGAATTTTTTgcctcaaaaaaagaaatagatgaTCTGAGCGTCATGGACAATGTCGCGTCAacatgataagataaaaatagaataagagTGTAGTATATTGCATTACATTCTCCAGCCTAGGTGGGCTGGGGAATCTCTCATTCTTGTTGGGGCATTCATGCTATCCTACCTTATTTTCAGCTTTAGATAGCTCAGAAGATACCCCGCTTTGCTAACAAAATGGCTCATCGGTTGTCAAAGTGGGAATCTTCCACTGATCTTTCGGGCTCTATTCCAGTTGACTCCATACatccttttattttaatctGCAGAACATTCTGAATTTTGCTATTTGAACCTTTTATTCTTTAATGGTATGATCGCATTTGCAGAGAAAAACAGATAAAATGCTGGGATTTGAACACTGAGCACATGCAAGCCTAAAAAATGGGATAGGCTTGGCTAATAATCAGATCCTGAGCTGCCTGGTAGGCCTAACTTATTTATGCTGTACCCATTGAACTGGCTTTGAGATAGAATAACACATACACAGAAACATCAGCAATTTTCTATTTcaacaaatgaaagaaatggtCTCAGCAACACATCAATTGTGAGTCGATATTTCCATTTGAACAAATGTGTGAATTGTAAAGAACCAAGTGATACCACATTTCTTATGTGATGTGAGCTTGGCGTTTTTCACTTCCCAAAGAGCTTCTCAAGGTTTCACTAAGAATGATGAATCCTGCTTTTTTGGCTCTGGCACCTGAAAATTTGTAGTCCTTGTTGCATGAAAGATTAGAAAACCCTTTGATGTTAAGTTGCCTATTATGTGCACTTCAAAGAAGGAAGGCAAAAAGAGCTTGGAAGATGGATTTTGGGCATCTCCATTTCTGCCTAAAACGGTCTTCTCTTCCACTTAATAAACCTTGGATTTGGTCCCCTTGCATTCCCtgaaattttgattaaaaaattggatatgatatgatgattcACTCTCTTCTCGTGTCAAAGGAAATACTTTGATTTCCACAATCCTAGTAACTCCAAAGAAAGTGTGAATTATTGGTGTTAGAAGCAAATGAAACATTCAATGGTGATTTGAAGCAAAATAAGGCAAGAATGCTGATTTGATTCTAACAATTGGATACTCAATTACAGATTCAAGAGATTGAAGCTAATAACTAGACTCCACAATGGACACTGCTACTAAAATGAGTACTAAATGTGATGTGTGATTTTACCTCTGCAGCATTCTTGAGAGGCCCCCAACATTCTGTACGGTTGTACTTTCGCGAACTAGAATGAAAATATACCCTAACCAAGGCATCCAATAGCTCAGGATGCTCTCCAAAAAGTTCTGAATCTCCATGTAGCACTGCTTTAAGTACCTGCTTTGCATCAAAACGAAAATCATACCCACTATTAATGTGAAGTTCATTCAGCCATATACATTTTACCCTATATATAAACAGAGGAGGAGAAAGATATATTCATTTCTGCAGTGATTGTAATGAATTTGTGTCGAGGCACAGGATAGATGGTGTCTATGCCGATATCACCTactttctggtttttttttttcaataaaattcttgttgTAGGGAATTGTGGTATGGGGAATTTTAATATAAAGCATGGCAATTGTTGATAATCTCTCATTAAAAATGGATAAGACATCGGTCTTAGTATATGCAAAttactgcaaaaaaaaaaaaaaaaagagagagagaatagcaTTTCTATCATATCTAGCAATGCCTATTGGCTCAGCCAGATTGGCATTACACTTTTTGCTCTCTTGTGGTTGCCATGTCAAACATCTACTAGATATATCCTAGTTAATCTGAAGCCCCTTCGAAAACAAATGGGATACTGTTATTGAAGTCATAAAAGCCAGACTTACTAAAGGCAATTcctttgagaatatgtggtatCTAAACTCAGCAGCCAGGTCCAGCAGGGGATTGGGACCACTGACATAGCAATGGACATGGAGACACATTTCATTGTTCACTTTCTTCCATTCTGCAACTACATCATCCTTATTATACCACCCATTTAACTGCCATGGACAAGAAGGCAAACAAAGTTACAAGTCGTCATGTCTGCTTATGTGCAGTTTAGACATCAAGTGCAAATTTTAAATACCAAATTAGTAAGTAATAACAGTGCATACCTGATCAAGGTTGATGACATTAGAGATATTTAAGGTTAAGTTAGCTGTAAAGTCACAGTGGGATAGGATGTAGGTTCTTGGAATAATTCCCGAATACTTGTTCAACTCTTCTCCCATGAAAACAACTTTCAGCTTTGATGCTTCGAATCTTGCTGGAGGGCCCAAAAGCCTAACAGCCTATTATTAAGAATGTATAACCCAATTAGGCAACTAAGAACAACAGTGAGAACTTCTGCAAAATGAACTTAACCAAGTTGTGTCTGCGCTGCTTCAACAAGCAATCAAGGTTTTGGAAACAGATAACAAACCTCAATATGCATTCagagattttttcaaattattaagcTGTTTTATGGGGCATGCAACATGAAAGGAACTGGATCTGCATAATTAATATACCATAACTGATATAGAATACATGATTTTGGTGAAACATATCGAGCAGGATGGGTGAATAAGAACCCTATTCATTagctttcatttttattctccaaagaaaaattctattattactttctgagaaaacaaaaaagagagtaTAAATGTGAAACCTTTCAATTCCaagaatttcttttcttttaacttcCTAAAACATAATGAAAGCAAAGCTAACTGAAGAAACTTGCAAAGTAGCACAATAGTTTTATTCTCACTGTGGAGCTAAATTCTATATGAAGTGCAAGTGAAAGACAAGAAACAATGCAAGTTGGCTTAACAGAATTACTGAGATCAATGACATCAATCTTATTCCTACCTTTCAATGACACAAGTATGACATTACAGACGATTTTAGTCTGTATTCTGAAGGAAACATGGTGTACAATAGTATAATTAGCAGAGATATGATTAATTCTTGGTTTAAAGGGCAGCAATTTGAGCTCTAAAGGAATAGAACGT comes from Juglans microcarpa x Juglans regia isolate MS1-56 chromosome 8S, Jm3101_v1.0, whole genome shotgun sequence and encodes:
- the LOC121244116 gene encoding magnesium dechelatase SGRL, chloroplastic-like; the encoded protein is MACHCAYYAFSLSPQRDFLNKTTKLKPSSRFNPVLLSSISNAGASYNTLVSEAVRLLGPPARFEASKLKVVFMGEELNKYSGIIPRTYILSHCDFTANLTLNISNVINLDQLNGWYNKDDVVAEWKKVNNEMCLHVHCYVSGPNPLLDLAAEFRYHIFSKELPLVLKAVLHGDSELFGEHPELLDALVRVYFHSSSRKYNRTECWGPLKNAAEGMQGDQIQGLLSGREDRFRQKWRCPKSIFQALFAFLL